A single genomic interval of Fibrobacter sp. UWB4 harbors:
- a CDS encoding FISUMP domain-containing protein, producing the protein MSTIFNFKNFITLAAAASLFGVVGCSSQEEITLPGSSRAEIKDGKLIDPRDGNEYGVAKIGDLFWMTENLRYADSTAMPSLKENSWCHQDDKNCSKYGRLYSWTAAMNLEKEYLTVPLFAAYTETQGVCPDGWRVPNTTEWERMLAYVDSNNGGEGNGTSLKSVDGWDKADSVNTPANRFGFNGKASGRRNNDGETFMSVGKYAFFWSASEKDDGTAYGWHLRHDMNEFLPGNFYKDHGMSVRCVTDLRSVDYSGALDSSYLEKIPHDYGTLKIEGKTYRTTTAFGVTWMADNMNLDVKGSHCYNDEKAKCEEYGRLYTLEAAKSICPEGWRLPKRSDYHALVRKAGSASALRSVDGWNAKASKGLNFWGFDAKPAGGKDGGDYFDLKSSAYFWIDNESDNVAIALWINYYESAPTVIERPATSEFSVRCVKEE; encoded by the coding sequence ATGAGTACAATTTTTAATTTCAAAAATTTCATCACCTTGGCGGCTGCGGCATCGCTTTTTGGTGTTGTGGGGTGTTCTTCGCAAGAAGAAATAACTTTACCCGGTTCATCCAGAGCTGAAATTAAAGATGGTAAGCTAATCGATCCTCGCGATGGCAATGAATATGGAGTCGCCAAGATTGGCGATCTCTTTTGGATGACTGAAAATTTGCGTTATGCAGATTCTACAGCTATGCCAAGTCTCAAGGAAAATTCCTGGTGTCATCAGGATGATAAAAACTGTTCCAAGTATGGTCGCCTGTATTCCTGGACTGCGGCTATGAATCTTGAAAAAGAGTACTTAACGGTTCCTTTGTTTGCCGCTTATACAGAAACCCAGGGCGTTTGTCCTGATGGCTGGCGTGTTCCGAATACGACGGAATGGGAAAGAATGCTTGCCTATGTGGATTCTAATAATGGTGGTGAAGGAAATGGCACTAGCCTAAAATCAGTCGATGGTTGGGATAAAGCGGATAGCGTAAACACTCCGGCAAACCGTTTTGGCTTTAATGGTAAGGCTTCCGGGCGTCGCAATAACGATGGCGAAACATTTATGAGCGTAGGCAAATATGCCTTTTTCTGGTCTGCATCAGAAAAGGATGATGGAACGGCTTATGGCTGGCATTTACGCCATGACATGAATGAGTTCTTGCCCGGTAATTTTTACAAGGATCATGGAATGTCTGTGCGCTGTGTTACCGATTTGAGGTCGGTTGATTATTCAGGTGCTTTGGATTCTTCGTATCTTGAAAAGATTCCGCATGATTATGGCACTTTGAAAATAGAAGGTAAAACATACAGGACAACGACAGCTTTTGGAGTTACATGGATGGCTGATAACATGAACTTGGATGTAAAGGGCAGCCATTGCTATAACGATGAAAAGGCAAAATGTGAAGAATACGGTCGTCTTTATACGCTTGAGGCTGCGAAGTCTATTTGCCCAGAAGGTTGGCGCTTGCCGAAACGCTCCGATTATCATGCTTTAGTCCGCAAGGCCGGATCCGCTTCTGCATTACGCTCGGTTGACGGATGGAATGCCAAGGCTTCTAAGGGCCTTAATTTCTGGGGCTTTGATGCAAAGCCTGCTGGCGGCAAGGATGGTGGTGATTATTTTGATCTCAAGTCGAGCGCGTATTTCTGGATCGACAATGAATCGGATAATGTTGCTATTGCTTTGTGGATCAATTATTATGAAAGTGCCCCCACGGTCATTGAACGCCCTGCAACAAGCGAGTTTTCTGTACGTTGCGTCAAAGAGGAATAA
- a CDS encoding OmpA family protein yields the protein MRRNRDENSNPWMAYTDLGVALVSLFILAFVAMATLKEQKAEDLTRTEEEVLSCQEQMRKIAAERNALLSKSLQTSIEAGLIALEDGKIQIQASFLFPINGANLTKEGEGVIRGISKGLLEALDSTDVIMVSGFTDDIPFSGSTSYTNWNLSTERAVNVVKMLVKMGFPPDRLFAAGFGEHRPKYPNDSDEHRRLNRRVEIGVTPLQSNKTAEVTP from the coding sequence ATGCGTCGCAATAGAGACGAAAATAGCAATCCATGGATGGCGTACACGGACTTGGGCGTTGCCCTCGTTTCGCTCTTTATCCTTGCGTTTGTGGCGATGGCGACCCTCAAGGAACAGAAAGCGGAAGACCTCACGCGTACAGAAGAAGAAGTGCTCAGCTGCCAGGAACAGATGCGTAAGATTGCGGCAGAACGCAATGCGCTTTTGTCCAAGAGCTTGCAGACCTCCATCGAAGCAGGCCTTATTGCGCTCGAAGATGGCAAAATCCAGATCCAGGCGAGCTTCCTTTTCCCGATCAACGGTGCAAACCTCACCAAGGAAGGCGAGGGCGTGATCCGCGGCATCAGCAAGGGCCTTTTGGAAGCTCTTGATTCTACTGACGTGATCATGGTGAGTGGCTTTACGGATGATATTCCTTTTAGCGGCTCGACATCGTATACGAACTGGAACCTTTCTACGGAACGTGCCGTGAACGTGGTCAAGATGCTCGTGAAAATGGGCTTCCCGCCCGACAGGCTTTTTGCCGCAGGCTTTGGCGAACACCGTCCGAAGTACCCGAACGATAGCGATGAACACCGTCGCTTGAACCGTCGTGTGGAAATCGGCGTGACTCCGCTCCAGTCGAACAAAACAGCAGAGGTGACGCCCTAA
- a CDS encoding fimbrial protein, whose product MKNAFNTILILTVVGFVALIAGALYFGAPAFGWIIMIAIMAVYLVEQFSAIRKMKQIITEDEIIDSCEKGNAYPESGTGVVAKRIELAKRLLQKNIRLDSPIAFDVLSSGSSIPLNRSVGSTVILLGLMGTFFGLMQSVATAGGAIDNSTTQGTLDTIQVLFQNMKGIFGTSLCGLFAALILGASRTVLSSKRDEFMAHLDTFTLDMQEDEAAEGVIEEDKNELERLFESVEKNLSVIASSVKEGLAGVVSMVGEELSTMTSKLNQDVVESVQKVSTEMTSSIKVMNSSLEGAVANAFSPINENIGALSKSVEAIPSKLDDKLNGISVALNASLEGLSSGVKSSLDGVSGNVESALSKVAVDVKAGLDGVASDVKAGLQDVAKGTMDVAYLTKDAMDEASKSIGDSVAEQVKQSSEQWESFMQRLEDKTTANVDSQREGLETLKNVALQVAEKAQAGSAELSQNVSEKLGALSSDILGAFQKLSETSSVLLEAQKALTESIDNRVVKEKEATDALGGNIVETAELMRVNQSELSANLEMLRSGLETILEKLSGDTAEHEEEDNFVEHLNQSLEAFHERASEVLMENAVKTQEILLEVLEQTQRSAIPAQPKAEG is encoded by the coding sequence TGGATCATCATGATCGCCATCATGGCTGTTTACTTGGTGGAGCAATTTTCTGCCATCCGCAAGATGAAGCAGATTATCACCGAAGACGAAATTATCGATTCTTGCGAAAAAGGAAACGCTTATCCAGAATCTGGAACGGGCGTTGTCGCGAAGAGAATTGAACTTGCAAAGCGTCTGTTGCAAAAGAACATCCGCCTCGATTCCCCGATTGCTTTTGACGTGCTCTCGTCGGGGTCTTCGATTCCGCTCAACCGCAGCGTGGGTTCGACGGTCATTCTCCTTGGCCTTATGGGTACGTTCTTCGGCCTTATGCAGTCTGTGGCGACCGCCGGTGGTGCGATTGACAATTCTACGACTCAGGGAACACTCGATACGATTCAGGTGCTCTTCCAGAACATGAAGGGCATTTTCGGTACTAGCCTTTGTGGTTTGTTTGCCGCCTTGATTCTGGGGGCAAGCCGCACGGTGCTTAGCTCCAAGCGCGATGAATTCATGGCGCACCTCGATACATTCACGCTAGACATGCAAGAAGATGAAGCCGCAGAAGGCGTGATTGAAGAAGACAAGAACGAGCTTGAACGCCTCTTTGAATCTGTCGAAAAGAATTTGTCCGTGATTGCGTCTTCCGTGAAGGAAGGCTTGGCTGGCGTCGTTTCGATGGTGGGCGAGGAACTCTCTACTATGACCTCGAAGTTGAACCAGGATGTTGTGGAATCTGTCCAGAAGGTTTCTACTGAAATGACCTCCTCTATTAAGGTTATGAATAGCTCACTTGAAGGTGCTGTGGCGAATGCCTTCAGCCCGATCAATGAAAATATCGGTGCGCTCTCCAAGTCTGTTGAGGCTATCCCGTCGAAACTCGATGATAAACTCAATGGTATTTCTGTCGCCTTGAATGCTAGCCTCGAAGGTCTTTCTTCAGGCGTAAAGTCTTCGCTTGATGGAGTTTCTGGCAATGTGGAATCGGCTCTTTCCAAGGTCGCCGTAGATGTCAAGGCTGGCCTTGATGGCGTTGCTTCCGATGTTAAAGCAGGGCTTCAGGATGTGGCGAAAGGCACGATGGATGTGGCATACCTTACAAAGGATGCAATGGACGAAGCTTCTAAGAGCATTGGTGATTCCGTTGCCGAACAGGTCAAGCAGTCCAGCGAACAGTGGGAAAGCTTTATGCAGCGCCTCGAAGACAAGACGACTGCCAACGTGGATTCCCAGCGCGAAGGTCTTGAAACGCTCAAGAACGTGGCTCTCCAGGTTGCCGAAAAGGCTCAGGCCGGTTCTGCAGAACTCTCCCAGAACGTCTCCGAAAAGCTCGGTGCCCTTTCCTCCGACATTCTCGGCGCATTCCAGAAGCTTTCCGAAACGTCGAGTGTACTTCTCGAAGCTCAAAAGGCTCTTACCGAAAGCATCGACAATCGCGTGGTCAAGGAAAAAGAAGCCACGGATGCTCTTGGCGGAAACATCGTGGAAACCGCAGAACTTATGCGCGTGAACCAGTCCGAACTCAGCGCGAACCTCGAAATGCTGCGTAGCGGCCTTGAAACGATTCTTGAAAAGCTCTCCGGTGATACCGCAGAACACGAAGAAGAAGACAACTTTGTCGAACACTTGAACCAGTCTCTCGAAGCCTTCCACGAACGCGCGAGCGAAGTGCTCATGGAAAATGCGGTCAAGACTCAGGAAATCTTGCTCGAAGTTCTCGAACAGACACAGCGTTCTGCAATCCCCGCTCAACCTAAAGCTGAAGGTTAA
- a CDS encoding TIGR02172 family protein, translating to MFSNRHNSENFNSPDGKWMLKLGFPGFCSTKEELLREQNICRKVVPLGIPTPRVGDIVEQDGRLGLIYERIDGKRSISKCVGEDPERLEEYIKIFADNCKKLHSTSCAPGAFQDAEEKYSRLLDSSKMIVGDVAEYARQLIKDTPKVLRCLHGDLQTGNLIINDNGAYFIDLGEFACGNPLYDLGCYYYFCHYLPDDFLLAAHYMDAATMRKCWIAFAKYYFGADSPEILSLVDARVKPYVLFPILDFEHLLAESENLKYLEMNFQVAKKDLGL from the coding sequence ATGTTTAGCAATCGTCATAATTCCGAGAACTTCAATAGTCCGGATGGCAAGTGGATGCTGAAATTAGGCTTTCCGGGTTTTTGCTCGACAAAGGAAGAATTGCTCCGTGAGCAGAATATTTGCCGGAAGGTGGTTCCGCTTGGAATTCCGACGCCACGAGTTGGCGACATTGTCGAACAGGATGGACGTCTGGGGTTGATTTATGAGCGCATCGATGGCAAGCGTTCTATTTCGAAATGCGTAGGCGAAGACCCTGAAAGACTTGAAGAATATATCAAAATCTTTGCGGATAATTGCAAAAAATTGCATTCGACATCATGTGCTCCAGGGGCTTTTCAGGATGCGGAAGAAAAATATTCCCGATTGCTGGATTCCTCGAAAATGATTGTTGGAGACGTTGCCGAATATGCTCGGCAGCTGATAAAAGATACGCCAAAGGTTTTGCGTTGCCTTCATGGGGATTTGCAGACGGGCAATTTAATTATTAATGATAATGGGGCATATTTTATTGATCTTGGCGAATTTGCATGTGGCAATCCACTTTATGATTTAGGTTGTTATTACTATTTCTGTCATTATTTGCCAGATGATTTTTTATTGGCGGCGCATTATATGGATGCAGCGACCATGCGCAAATGTTGGATCGCATTTGCAAAGTATTACTTTGGTGCGGATAGTCCTGAAATTTTATCTTTGGTAGATGCTCGCGTCAAGCCGTACGTGCTGTTCCCGATTCTCGATTTTGAGCACTTGCTGGCTGAAAGCGAAAATTTAAAATACCTGGAAATGAATTTCCAGGTAGCTAAAAAAGACTTGGGATTGTAA
- a CDS encoding glutamate-cysteine ligase family protein, whose amino-acid sequence MSNFKIWERFGVEMEFMIVDRDTLNVLPRADVPLGKDKDGNQLSDVEYDDIGLSNELVSHVLEFKCAHPKSTFDGLGKRFFHEIRRANKKLEKINAMLLPSACHPFMDPAEMQLWPYDCLDIYQTYDRIFNCKGHGWANLQSTHLNLSFDGDEEFGELHAAIRLLLPLIPAIAASSPYLDGKYTGYRDARIEVYRHNQDKVPEITGQVIPEQAYSYDEYNKMIFDKVKKAIAPYDTEHLLNHFFLNSRGAIARFDRGAIEIRLVDIQECPNADIAIVELEIATLKAIVNGKFAASRENASAANSVPHTLKEYREFLRNFDTTRLAELLAKTVKDAENATIDWQEYLSVFGMNFATSPATTSTASTVTAGDIWKHIYSVVKNDLTEVSQSFMEKMLERGTLSSALYRALGDAPAHEAFVTEYKKLANCLAHNRLYGINE is encoded by the coding sequence ATGAGCAACTTTAAAATTTGGGAACGCTTCGGCGTTGAAATGGAATTCATGATTGTCGATCGCGACACGCTCAACGTGCTGCCTCGCGCCGATGTCCCGCTCGGAAAAGACAAGGACGGCAATCAACTTTCAGATGTTGAATACGATGATATCGGACTTTCGAACGAACTCGTAAGCCACGTGCTGGAATTCAAGTGCGCACACCCCAAGTCCACTTTTGACGGACTTGGCAAGCGATTCTTCCACGAGATTCGCCGTGCGAACAAGAAGCTCGAAAAGATCAACGCGATGCTTTTGCCAAGCGCCTGCCATCCGTTCATGGATCCGGCAGAAATGCAACTTTGGCCGTACGATTGCCTCGATATTTACCAGACTTACGACCGCATTTTCAACTGCAAAGGTCATGGCTGGGCGAACTTGCAAAGTACGCACCTGAACCTTTCTTTTGACGGCGACGAAGAATTTGGTGAACTCCACGCAGCAATTCGCTTGCTGTTGCCGCTGATTCCAGCCATTGCCGCAAGCAGCCCGTATCTCGACGGCAAATACACCGGCTATCGCGATGCCCGCATCGAAGTTTATCGCCACAACCAAGACAAGGTCCCTGAAATCACAGGCCAAGTCATCCCGGAACAGGCGTACAGCTACGATGAATACAATAAGATGATTTTTGACAAAGTTAAGAAGGCTATCGCCCCGTACGATACCGAACACTTGCTCAATCATTTCTTCTTGAACAGTCGTGGTGCCATCGCCCGCTTTGACCGCGGGGCTATCGAAATCCGCCTTGTCGATATTCAGGAATGCCCGAATGCCGACATCGCCATTGTAGAGCTTGAAATAGCAACACTCAAGGCGATTGTGAACGGCAAGTTCGCGGCATCTCGCGAAAACGCATCCGCCGCAAATTCCGTGCCACATACGCTCAAGGAATACCGCGAATTCTTGCGCAATTTTGACACGACACGCCTTGCCGAACTGCTCGCCAAGACCGTGAAAGACGCCGAAAATGCGACCATCGACTGGCAAGAATACCTCTCCGTATTTGGCATGAATTTCGCGACCTCCCCCGCGACCACTTCCACAGCCTCCACGGTTACCGCTGGCGACATCTGGAAGCACATCTACAGCGTCGTGAAAAACGACCTCACCGAAGTCTCACAAAGCTTCATGGAAAAGATGCTCGAACGCGGAACGCTCTCCAGTGCCCTCTACAGAGCACTCGGCGATGCCCCCGCCCACGAAGCATTCGTCACGGAATACAAAAAATTAGCCAATTGCCTTGCGCACAACCGGCTCTATGGAATTAACGAGTAA
- a CDS encoding RimK family protein, translated as MKKIIVVNTPKNWKFHIPEAEIVSAKDYLTNPEFTTQKNVRVFNLCKDYSYQSKGYYVSLLAEARGHKVIPNVKNIRDFKAPAVVKIISDEIDELIQKSLHKLTGTEFVLSIYFGQNVSAQYLELSQALYRVFQAPLLRAKFVFKQKWFIQSIRPISVDEIPETHKEMVDQFAIEYFQKDRYVSPKTEDYVYDLGILTNPEEVEPPSNKEAIQLFIEAAQDTGFRVEMITKTDYHRVGEFDAIFIRETTNVNHHTYAFARRAQSEGIAVIDDPDSILRCSNKVYLQELMTVGKIPSPKTIIAHSENRHTLAKEIGFPMVIKTPDSSFSMGVKKANNKEELEKILDTMFEHSDLLIAQEFTPTEFDWRIGILDGKPLFACKYYMAKDHWQIYNWDSKDKNAVCGKWDCLPIESVPHGIVKTALRVASLIGNGLYGVDLKEINGHPVVIEVNDNPSIDHGIEDQVGKKKIYLAIMRSLRHRIEDRQNAAQQKVLQHERDMFL; from the coding sequence ATGAAAAAAATAATTGTCGTGAACACGCCAAAGAATTGGAAGTTCCACATTCCCGAAGCCGAAATCGTCTCGGCAAAAGACTACCTTACTAATCCAGAATTTACAACTCAGAAAAACGTTCGCGTTTTCAACTTGTGCAAAGACTACAGCTACCAGAGCAAGGGCTATTATGTAAGCCTGCTTGCCGAAGCGCGCGGGCACAAGGTCATCCCGAACGTCAAGAACATCCGCGACTTCAAGGCCCCGGCAGTCGTGAAAATCATCAGCGATGAAATCGACGAGCTGATCCAAAAGAGCCTGCACAAGCTGACGGGCACGGAATTCGTGCTTTCCATTTACTTTGGGCAAAACGTCAGTGCGCAATACCTAGAACTATCGCAGGCTCTTTACCGCGTTTTCCAGGCACCGCTCCTGCGTGCAAAATTTGTCTTCAAGCAAAAATGGTTTATCCAGTCCATCCGCCCAATTAGCGTTGACGAAATTCCCGAAACGCACAAGGAAATGGTAGACCAGTTCGCCATTGAATACTTCCAGAAAGACCGCTACGTCTCCCCCAAGACGGAAGACTACGTGTATGACCTTGGCATTTTAACGAACCCCGAAGAAGTGGAACCGCCGAGCAACAAGGAAGCCATCCAGCTCTTTATCGAAGCCGCGCAAGACACGGGTTTCCGCGTGGAAATGATTACCAAGACGGACTACCATCGCGTCGGTGAATTCGATGCCATTTTCATTCGCGAAACGACAAACGTCAACCACCACACATACGCATTTGCACGCCGCGCCCAGAGCGAAGGCATCGCCGTCATTGACGACCCTGACAGCATTTTACGTTGCTCCAACAAAGTTTATTTGCAAGAATTGATGACGGTCGGCAAGATTCCCTCCCCGAAGACAATTATCGCCCACAGCGAAAACCGCCACACACTCGCTAAGGAAATCGGATTCCCGATGGTCATCAAGACGCCGGATTCAAGCTTCAGCATGGGCGTCAAAAAGGCGAACAACAAGGAAGAACTCGAAAAAATTCTCGACACAATGTTCGAGCACAGCGACTTGCTCATCGCACAGGAATTTACGCCCACGGAATTTGACTGGAGAATCGGCATTCTCGACGGAAAGCCGCTCTTTGCCTGCAAATACTACATGGCAAAGGACCACTGGCAAATTTACAACTGGGATAGCAAAGACAAAAACGCTGTTTGTGGCAAATGGGATTGCCTCCCGATTGAAAGCGTTCCACACGGCATCGTGAAAACGGCCCTCCGCGTCGCAAGCCTTATCGGTAACGGGCTTTACGGCGTGGACCTCAAGGAAATCAACGGTCATCCGGTTGTAATCGAAGTGAATGACAACCCGAGTATCGACCACGGGATCGAAGACCAAGTTGGCAAAAAGAAGATTTATCTTGCCATCATGAGGAGCTTGCGCCACCGCATCGAAGACCGCCAAAACGCAGCACAACAGAAAGTGCTCCAACACGAAAGGGATATGTTTTTATAA
- a CDS encoding Rpn family recombination-promoting nuclease/putative transposase, translating to MTKEQYAAMLKDISETHKAGGNTAACIAKYNERYKFMYIYNDNVFKILFGSPENEKITIDFLNAVLGLIGSDCINNLAYINPALPDAFGKSITSDIVATDQRLDRIVLEVQHVEDDSYNGRLVLYTAKHTIASRIKGEDYALQNLNLISLQMFDGFPNSPNYRHCIRLKNQENEEFYDKQTITLVEIPKFLKGNFATDNSRIAEWLRVIDGLNNETPVSVPEGSPFALLQEKAKLSIFTEEFLVSEAMKMSDHKYELYVEKKHARKEGLEEGRAEGRVQGRAEGRAEGRAEGRAEGRAEGLREMAAAMLADGDSVEKVMRISKLPESEVLAIKANL from the coding sequence ATGACTAAAGAACAATATGCAGCAATGCTCAAGGACATTAGCGAAACACACAAAGCAGGTGGCAACACAGCCGCTTGCATCGCTAAATACAATGAACGCTATAAGTTCATGTACATCTACAATGACAATGTGTTTAAAATTCTTTTCGGGAGTCCTGAGAATGAAAAAATTACCATTGATTTTCTCAATGCGGTTCTTGGACTCATCGGAAGTGACTGCATCAACAACCTTGCCTATATAAACCCAGCCCTCCCCGATGCATTCGGCAAAAGTATCACATCGGACATCGTGGCTACCGATCAGCGGCTTGACCGAATTGTACTTGAAGTGCAACATGTCGAGGACGATTCGTACAACGGCCGTTTGGTTCTTTACACGGCAAAACACACTATTGCAAGCCGCATCAAAGGAGAAGACTACGCTTTGCAGAATCTGAACCTTATCAGTCTCCAAATGTTTGACGGATTCCCCAATTCACCTAATTACAGACACTGTATTCGCCTCAAAAATCAGGAAAACGAAGAATTCTACGACAAGCAAACCATTACGCTCGTTGAAATTCCCAAATTTTTAAAAGGGAACTTCGCCACCGACAACAGCCGAATCGCTGAATGGCTCCGCGTAATTGATGGATTGAACAACGAAACGCCCGTATCCGTCCCCGAAGGCTCTCCATTCGCTCTATTGCAGGAAAAAGCTAAATTGAGTATATTTACAGAAGAATTTCTTGTTAGCGAGGCTATGAAAATGAGCGACCACAAGTACGAACTCTATGTTGAAAAGAAACACGCCCGTAAAGAAGGCCTCGAAGAGGGACGTGCAGAAGGAAGAGTTCAAGGAAGAGCCGAAGGTAGAGCAGAGGGTAGAGCCGAAGGACGCGCCGAAGGAAGAGCCGAAGGTCTTCGTGAAATGGCAGCAGCCATGCTTGCGGATGGCGATTCAGTGGAAAAAGTTATGCGAATTTCCAAGCTCCCTGAATCCGAAGTTCTCGCAATAAAAGCAAATTTGTGA